The DNA segment GCAAGTGGAAAATATTTACATGAAATTTATACATTAGCTTGGAAATTAGGACTTAAATCGACTTACTATTTAAGAAGCCAAAGTCCAGAAGCAAAAAATGATGTAGAAGATAGAAGTATGGAGTGTGCAGGCTGCCAATAATTGCCTGCTTAAAAAAATATAAAGGACTTTAAATGGAAAGAAAAACTAATTATAACCCTGATTCTAAAGAGAGCTTAAACGATAGAAGAGTTTTTGGTGGAAATAGTGATGGAATGATCAATTTCACTAGAATGAAATATCAATGGGCTTTAAATCTTTGGGATACAATGGAGGCAAATACTTGGTTTCCAAGAGAAGTTCAAATGACAGGTGATGCAAAAGATTATAAGTTTTTAACACCTGCTGAAAAAAGAATGTATGATTTAGTTTTATCTCAACTTATCTTTATGGATTCTTTACAAACAAATAATCTAATGGATAATATAAATCCTTATATTACTGCTCCTGAAATAAATGCTTGTTTAGCAAGACAATCTTACGAAGAAGCAAATCATAGTAAATCTTACGCAGTTATGGTTGAATCAATTTCTGATAACACAGATTTGATTTATGATATGTGGAAAAATGATGCAAAATTAAGAGAAAAAAATACATATATTGCTGAAGTTTATAAAAATCTTTCAGGTGAAATTGATGATAGAAAAATTCTTTTAGCACTTTTTGCAAATCAGATTTTAGAAGGTTTATATTTTTATGCTGGATTTGCAGCTATTTATGCTCTTGGAAAATCAGGAAAGATGCTTGGAAGTTCTCAAATGATTAGATTTATTCAAAGAGATGAAGTAACACACCTTTTATTATTTCAAAATATGATAAATAGTGTAAGAAAAGAAAGACCTGATTTATTTACAGATGAAGTAGAACAAACTGTAAGAGCTATGTTTAAAAAAGCTGTTGATTTAGAGGCTTCTTGGGGAGCATATATCACTCAAGGACAAATTCTAGGATTTACAGATGGAATTATTAGACAATATATTGAATATCTTGCTGATAGAAGACTTGAAGCTGTTGGATATAAACCAGAATATGGAGTAAAACATCCAATTCCATGGGTTGATGGTTATGCTTCATTTAATGACCAAAGAACGAATTTCTTTGAAGGGAATGTTGTAAATTATTCTAAAGGTTCTATTGACTTTGACGATTTTTAAAAAAAGAAGATTTTCTAATCTTTCTTTTTGCCAATCTCTGCGTTGGCACTCGTATTTTAAGGACTCACTTACACCAGTAAGCTCATCCCTAAAATCCAATCACCGCCTTGACCTTAACAAAAATAAAAATCATAAAATCTCTTTTTGGAGGAATTGAAATGAGAAAGAAATTTTCTGAAAGAAATGGCTATAAAAATCCAAGAGATGCTTTACAAGTAGAATTTATAAATGACGATTTGAGAAATAGATTATGGAATAATATAAAAATGACATATCTTGATGGTTTGAGTACTCAATATAACTCAGAGGATTTAAATTTAAATGATAATTTAGAAATATATAAAATTAAACAATTATATGATTCTTTCTTTAAAACACATGAAGAACCACCTAGGAATAGGAGACAATTAAAAAAAGATATTAAAAATAAATATTTCTTGTTAAAATGGTTTGAAATCTATGATTTAGTAGAATATTTACCTGAATTATTTAAAAGAGAATTTTCAACTTTTTGTGAAGATATTAATGAAGTTTTAGAGGAAGAGAATTCAGGATATAGATTTGTAGAAGGCTTAATTGTACAAATTATCGATGAAGTTGAAATAAAAGAAATTGAAGAAGTTTTTGAATCTAAATATGTTACTGCAAAAGGGCATTTATCAAAAGCTTTAGAGCTTTTAAGTGATAGAGAAAATCCTGATTATCAAAACTCAATAAAAGAATCTATAAGTGCAGTAGAATCAATTGTAAATTTAATTTCAGGAAAAACAAATGTGGCATTAAATAAATGTTTTCAATATATTCCTTTTGAAATTGATGAAAATTTTCAAAGTGGGATGATGAAACTTTATAATTGGACTTCTTCTTCTGATGGAATTAGACATGCTTCTAATGGAAATGAAATTAAAAGTTCATTTGCTGAAGCAAAATATATGGTAGTTTCATGTTCAGCTTTTATTAATTATTTAATATTAAAACAAGAAGAAATTAAAAATTAAATTTATATTTTTCGATTGGAGAGAAATAATGTTAACACAAAATATAATGCCAAGATTTAGCGAAACAGATGCTTTAGGACATATAAATAACAATACTTATGGAGTTTGGTTTGAAGCAGCAAGGGAGCCAATATATAAGCTATTTTTACCAAATTTAAATATAAAAAAATGGTGTTTAGTTATGGCACATAGTTCAAACGACTTTTTAAAAGAAGTTTTTTGGGGTGATGAAGTTATTGTAAAAACTGCTGTTTCAAAGATAGGAAATTCATCTTTTGAGCTAAAACACGCAGTTTATCAAAAAGGTGTTTTATGTACATCTTCAAAAACAGTTTTGATTCATTATGATTTTGATTCAAAAATAGCTATAAAAATTCCAGATAACATAAAAGCAAAATTAGAAGAGCATATTTTTACAGATAACTGGGATTTAAAAATATAATAAAAAGGAATAATTAATGCCAATTTCAAGAGTAAAAGATTTTTTAGAAAATGAGTTAGAAAATTTAGACAATTTTTCTTATACAATAGATAAAGATGATAATCATATTTATGTAATATTTTCAATAATTTTAGGTGAAAACTCAAATAAAGAGTTAACTTTTAAACTTTTAAATAATATTTTATATTTGCACTCTATAACTTATGGATGGAAGCCTGTAGAAAAAGGAAGTGCAAATAAATACTTTTGGATAGAAGTTTTGAAATAATTTTTAACAAAATTTTTATAATTATGATATAATAAAATAATTTACTGTGAGGTTTTCCTAATGTCAATTTTTGGTAAGATTATTTTATTATTATTTATATTTTTACTTTTAAATTTTATATCTATTTTCACTTTCGATTACGATGAATATTTTAAAGATAAAAGTCATAATCTTTCTTTTGAAAATAAAAGTAATTTTGAATTTTTTCATAAAACAGAATATAAACCTTCAGATTTTACTATAACAAAAATTGATAATCTTATTGAATTAAGTGGTACTTTTGAAAATCACAATATTGTGCTAGATGTTATTCAAGCCTTAGGAATAAATAAAGAAGGTACATTAACTTATGAAAACAATGTTGTAGTTGATAAACAAGTATTAGAAACAATTTTTCTTTTAATCGTACCATTTAAAGATTTTTTTGCAGATAACTCAAAAATATCAGTTGTAAACAACGAAATATTACTTTCTGGTGAGTTAAAAAATAAAATGTATAAAAATCTAATCGATACAATTATTTTACAAAAAAGCAATAACATCACATTAAATACACAAATCTCTATTCCAGAAGAAAATCCAATAAATAATGAACAAAATGAAAATAATAACGAAGAACATATAACTACTGGCACAATTTTAAAATTATCTGATATTCAGTTATTAATAAACAATATTTTAAAAGATAAAAAAATAAGTTTTGAAAGAAAAAGTTCTATTCCTACTACAGAATCACAAAATACTCTTCATGAAATTGCGAAAATTTTAAATGAAAATCCAAATTTTAAAGTTGAAGTAGCAGGACATACAGATTCAAGAGGAGAAGCTGCTTTAAATAAACAAATTTCTCAAGATAGAGCAAATAGTGTAAAAAATATTTTAGTAAGCAATGGAGTAAATGAATCTAGAATCACAGCAATTGGTTATGGAGAAGAATTTCCTATTGCAAAAGATGATGAAAATGGATTGTCGGAAATTAATCGTAGGGTGGAATTTATTATAGGAGAGTAGTAAGTGTTTGAAATTGTGCCATTTATAGTTATTAATCTAGTTATTGCTTTGATTATAGGAGTTTTGATTGGTTATTTAATAGGAAAAAGAAACAATTCTTTTAAAACTATTAAGTCGGATAGTGATGAACA comes from the Arcobacter lacus genome and includes:
- a CDS encoding ribonucleotide-diphosphate reductase subunit beta; amino-acid sequence: MERKTNYNPDSKESLNDRRVFGGNSDGMINFTRMKYQWALNLWDTMEANTWFPREVQMTGDAKDYKFLTPAEKRMYDLVLSQLIFMDSLQTNNLMDNINPYITAPEINACLARQSYEEANHSKSYAVMVESISDNTDLIYDMWKNDAKLREKNTYIAEVYKNLSGEIDDRKILLALFANQILEGLYFYAGFAAIYALGKSGKMLGSSQMIRFIQRDEVTHLLLFQNMINSVRKERPDLFTDEVEQTVRAMFKKAVDLEASWGAYITQGQILGFTDGIIRQYIEYLADRRLEAVGYKPEYGVKHPIPWVDGYASFNDQRTNFFEGNVVNYSKGSIDFDDF
- a CDS encoding AbiJ-NTD4 domain-containing protein produces the protein MRKKFSERNGYKNPRDALQVEFINDDLRNRLWNNIKMTYLDGLSTQYNSEDLNLNDNLEIYKIKQLYDSFFKTHEEPPRNRRQLKKDIKNKYFLLKWFEIYDLVEYLPELFKREFSTFCEDINEVLEEENSGYRFVEGLIVQIIDEVEIKEIEEVFESKYVTAKGHLSKALELLSDRENPDYQNSIKESISAVESIVNLISGKTNVALNKCFQYIPFEIDENFQSGMMKLYNWTSSSDGIRHASNGNEIKSSFAEAKYMVVSCSAFINYLILKQEEIKN
- a CDS encoding acyl-CoA thioesterase gives rise to the protein MLTQNIMPRFSETDALGHINNNTYGVWFEAAREPIYKLFLPNLNIKKWCLVMAHSSNDFLKEVFWGDEVIVKTAVSKIGNSSFELKHAVYQKGVLCTSSKTVLIHYDFDSKIAIKIPDNIKAKLEEHIFTDNWDLKI
- a CDS encoding OmpA family protein, producing the protein MSIFGKIILLLFIFLLLNFISIFTFDYDEYFKDKSHNLSFENKSNFEFFHKTEYKPSDFTITKIDNLIELSGTFENHNIVLDVIQALGINKEGTLTYENNVVVDKQVLETIFLLIVPFKDFFADNSKISVVNNEILLSGELKNKMYKNLIDTIILQKSNNITLNTQISIPEENPINNEQNENNNEEHITTGTILKLSDIQLLINNILKDKKISFERKSSIPTTESQNTLHEIAKILNENPNFKVEVAGHTDSRGEAALNKQISQDRANSVKNILVSNGVNESRITAIGYGEEFPIAKDDENGLSEINRRVEFIIGE